CGGCGCAGGAACGAGAACCGGATCTGGTGCGCTTTTTCAAAGGCAAATTGGCGCCGGAGGAGATTCGCCGCATTCAGCAGGAGGCTTACGCCCAAGGCAAAGCCGCCAACGAGGCGTTGATGCGCGCCGCCGGTTGGCCGGACATTCCCTACGACGGCCGGCTGCTGGTTTCGCATCAGGACGCTTTGCTGACCGGCGGCAAGGTGCAGGCTCCGGCGGGTTACAAGGATCACGTGGTCTTTATCTATCCTCATCTGTGCGAATCCTGCACCAATAAATTGTGCATCGAAATGTGTTCGGGGCAAGCAATCCTGCCGGGTGCGGACGGCGTACCGGAGTTCGATCGCGAAAAGTGCATCCATTGCGGCGCCTGCCTGTGGAACTGCGTCAAGACACTGCCGGAAGATCCGACCCGCACCAACGTGTCGTTCCAAGCCGGCGCGGGCGGCCTGCATTCGGTGGAAAACTAACTTTGTAATATTCAATCGGCAACTATTCAATCAAAAGGTGCCGATTCTTTGGCCCGGTGAAAAAACGGATCGGCACTCGGCTGATTTTAAGAGCGATATTTTGGGCATTTGAAAGTCACGAAACGGAGTACTCTATGACAGGACTCACCATAATCGTCTGCGGCAGCATTGTACCGGATCCGCTGCAGACGCTGACGCCGGTGATGAATCCCGACGGGCCGGCGCTCAAAAACGAGATGATGCTGCCGCACGTGCTCGACCCTTGGGCGGCACATGCGCTGTATGAAGCCGCGCATCTGGCCAAACAAGTCAATGGCAAAGTCTACTTGGTCAGTCTGGCGCCGAAGGCCAAGCTGCAGCAGGTGATGATGAGCGCCGCACAAAAGGCGCCTTTCGAGCTGATTGCCGTCGACGGATCGGCGAGCGGATTTACCGACGCCGCAACTACAGCAGAGGCCTTGGCGGAGGCAATCCGCGCCATTCCCAACCTCGATTGGAATCGCACGCTCCTTTTCGGCGGCTGGGAGTCGGCTTCGCGCGCCGCCGGAGCGACGCTGCAGATGGTCGGCGAAAAGCTCGGCATCCTCGACCAGTTTCAGGGCGTCGACGAAATCAAACTGCATGAGGACGGCTCCTTTGAGGTGCTGGAGCGAGTGGAAGGCGGCAAACACCAGGTTTCTCTCTGCGCGGGACCGCCGGCCGTGCTCGGCTGGGCGACCGGCAATCTGCCGGAACCGCCGAACAATCCGCAGATCGGCATGGCCAACATGCGGACGGTCATGCCCGCCGTTCAGCGCGCGCAGGCAAAGAACATCAAGGACGCCTCGTTGACGTTCCTCAGCGCCGAGGTGCCGGCGCAGCGCCGCGAGACGCGCATTGTCAAGGACAAGAGCGCTGCGGAAATCGCCCAGGAAATCGTCGCCTGGCTGAAGGAAAACTGACGGCAATCTCAAAGTTACTTTCCGTCTTTTTGGACGAAGAAATTAGAATCCGGAAGGTTATTGACTATGGAAAAGATTCTTTTTTTATCCCATACGGAAGAAAACGGCGGGCTTTCATCTCATGACTTGGAAGCGTTGACCGCTGCCGCCGATCTGGCGAAAGCAACCGGCGGCGAGCTGATCGTCGGCTTGTTCGGTGGTAAAGCAGAAGAGGCCGTCAAGCAAGTTACCGGCAAGGTTTTGGTTGTAGAGGGCACCGATTTTTCCGTGCCCCGCTACGCGACGGACGTCGCGGCGGCGGAAGTTGTCGTGCGGGCGGCCGGCGCCTCGATCGTTATTGCTCCGGGAAACAGCCGCATGATGCGCTTTTTCGCAGGCTTGGCGGCGCGTTTCGGCGGCAAAGTCGACACTCACGTCACCGGCCTCCGTGTAGAGGACCGCATCGTTCTCAGCCGCTGGACGTACCGTCAGCGCATTCAGGTACAGCTGACACGTACGGCGCGGCCGTGGTTTATCGCCGTCGAAGCGGGCGTGTTCGCTCCCTTTGCGGGTTCGGGAGCAACCGAAGTGCAAAAATTGACCGTTGCCGTTACGCCCGCACTGATGCGCACGACGGTGCATGGCGTGAAAGCGCCGCAGACCGGCGAGCAGACGATCAAGCCGGACGCCAAGCTGCTGTTTGTTGCCGGCGCCGGTTGGACGAAAAAACAAAAGGACGGCCAAGCGCATGTCGAAGAGGCGGCCGAACTGATCATGGAGTTCATCCGCAAAGCCGACGCCTCGCTCGGCAGCAGCAAGTCGCTGGTCGATCTGCAGGGCGAGGGTCAGCAGGTTCTGCCGTTCATGTCGCATCTCAATCAAGTGGGACAGACCGGCTCGACGCCGCGCCATCCCAAAGGTTTGGCGACCTGCTGTCACGGTGAAGAGCCGCATGTTGTCGGCTGGCGCTTCATCAACGAGCGCCGGGCGGTCAATCTCGACCCCAACTGCGGTTGGGCGCAGGGCAAGGCGGACGTGCTTTACGTCGCCGATGCGTTCGAGGTGATGCGGGAAGTGAATCGGCTGTTGGGGGAAAAGTGATCAATGAGTAGATGCGATCCTACTATGGGATCGCATCACCCTTTCGGGCCGGCCTGCGGTTTAAACCTGCTTTTTAGCCGACTTGTTATGAAGAACAGCAAAACAACAATATTTCCCAACATTAACATCAGCTTGCCCAATAAGGCAACGGAATTCCGATATTTATAAATCAGCACAACCCCAACGGTGGTATTGAACATTATCAGCAGGAAAAGGGGAGGTATGTGGTTTTCAGTACGGCAGTTGTGTCTGTTTTAGATTTTTAATAGTATCGGTAAAAGATTATAAGGTCTGTGTTGCAGTATATGTATCCGATGCTACATATCTTTTTTATTGCCGGGAAGAGAACCAAGCTTATTTATTTTGCCGGTAATGCGTTAGAAAGAAGCCCTTTCTCCTATCAGCACAAAGTCGAAGCGGCTCGATATCAAAAAAGGCCGAGCCGCATCAACGGCAGCGATTAAGTTCTATTTTTTAAAGAGCGCCAGCTTATCGGGCGTAATGCCGTTTTCCCTCGCCCATTCTGTTCCGCACATAAACTCTTTCTGTTTTCTTTGCCAAACCGGCAGATAGAGAATGTGCAATAAAAACCCTATTGCAGCAAGAATAAACGACCCCATCTCCGGGCGCTTGACGACCCCAAAGAGAGGGATCAACAGAGAAACGAATATCCACAAGCCATAGAGGAATGCCCGCCTCGCTGCCATAAACTTTTCTTTCGGCGTCATGTTGACGCAAATTTCTTTTACCTCTTTTGACTGAAACGGCGACCATAAGAGGAAATTCATAGCTTGGCCTTTCTATAGCAAGTCAGAGGCGCATATTAATGATGAAAGAAACATTATGAAAAAATCCATTTTCCGAATTCATACAGCAAGTATGCCGTAGAACCCCCTGCAGCAGCACCTGCGACGCTGGTACCATACCCAATTGTCGCTCCTATACAGGGAATTGCAGCAGCCCCTGCCGATGTAACATCGACGCTTATCATGTTCCATCCAAGGCCCACATCGTACTGCTTCGCCAGTCTTCCTTTTTTCAGCTTTTTTACAAAAGACAACCACTTGCTCTTTTTTCTTTATCCTGCCAATAATCATTTGACTTTTTTAGAATTGCTGACATTACGAAAATAGGTTTTGCATTATTTGAACCTAATTTTTTATTCGCGTCAAAACAAATTTTGCTCAATGAATCGCGAACGGCTGAGTGAAAAATAGACAAAGTTGCCTATTCGAATTATAAATTCCTTCTGACCATGTGAAAAAACATTGGCCTTTATTAACGAATCAAATGGAGATATTTGAGAATCGCCATGGCAAAATTCATATTCTTGTTTTGCAATACGAAATCCGATATCGAGTTTATCTTCACAAATACTGCATCCTTTTTTATTGAAAAACTCAAAAACTCCTCTTCTTGAAAAATTAAGCAGATCTTCAAAAGTGAAAATTGAGTCCTCATTTTGTTTCAAATAATCCAAATCAAAATCAAGACATGCATTATGTAAGTCGCCAATAAAAGAAAATTTGTCAACGAAATTTTAATTCAAATTTGCAGCTGCAGGCATTGCGGCATTATGCGCGCTTGTCGGGTCAGATACTTCTTTTGAGCAAGAAAAAATAGAAGTACCGTTAATAAAAAGCATTTTGCGTTCATTTTAACCCCTTTTTGTCAATGGTTAATAAGACCATATAGCAAAGCTTAAACAGCTCTGCAGTAAAAAAGACCTCACATAAACGGTCGCCTGTTGAATGTCTTTTGCTTACCCATATAAATCACCCCCCGAAAACTACACACGGACAAAAGAGAACGTAAAATTTCTATTTGCTTATTATTTTATAAGATCTTTTGTAAAGGCGGCTGCAAAATGAATTGACAATTAACATAAAATCGACCCCCAACACCTTGTTTTTGTAAATTGGGATTCCCCCTAAAAGCCAATTTTCTTTATTTATTTTAAAAAAATGGACTCATGTCAAGCAAAATCTTTATTGACATAGATAGTATTGGCTAATATGCTTTAAATCAAAGATAATTATTCTACATGAAGCGAAACCCATCCACCGGCAGAGCAAATTCGACGAACTCGATGTCTTTGAATTAGCGGGAAAGTAATAAAAAGCGGCGGCCCCATAAGAAAGCCAAGTCGCATCGCATTGAGCTCCCGCATGGGCATGGGCCGCAAAACACATTTTTGCAAGGTATTCTGTTCCATCATCAGAATGACCTTTGTAAACTGAATTAATCTCTTTACCATCACCTGCTTCATGGGCTTTTTCCATCAGACATAAAATGAATTTTAAAAAATCGGCAGCGGATATCGATGACGCCTTCTCAACTTGGAAATTTGCTCCGCGTTAGTTATTTTTTAAAAATTGCACATTTAAAGAGGTACCATTTATGCAAGCCGTTTTGATGGCTGCGGGCAAAAGCACCCGCACCTATCCCCTTACGCTCACGCGTCCGAAACCTCTTTTGCCGATTCTCAATCGGCCTCTTTTGTATCACAATCTCGACCAGTTCGTCGGTTTGTTCGACGAGGTGATTCTGATCACCGGTTACCGGAAAGAGATGATCGAAGCTCGGCTCGGCAATTCGTACCGCGGAATGCGCATTATCTACCAGGAGCAGAAAGAGCAGCTGGGCACCGGCCACGCTGCACTGCAGGCCAAGCCGCACATTCGCGGCAAATTCGTGGTGATGAACGGCGACGACCTGTTTGCGCGCGTCGATCTGGAAGCGCTGGTGCGATACGAATACGCCGCGCTGGTGATGCGCGCCGAGCACCCCGAACGCTACGGCGTCTATCAAGTCGATGCACAGAACCGCGTCCTCAATCTGGTGGAAAAGCCCAAGGAATATCTCGGCGATCTGGTGAACATCGGCTGTTATGTGCTGCAGCCCGACTTTTTCGACGAGCTGGAGCGGACGCCGCTCAGCGAGCGCGGCGAAATCGAGATTACATCCGCCATTCTCGCCACGGCGAAAAAGAGACCTTTCTATGCTTTGCCGATTCAGGGTTACTGGCGGCCGACCGGCTACGCTTGGGACCTGCTGGTTCATCAGGAGTTTCTAATGGAGCGCTGCCGAGAGTGGGAATGCCAAGGCATCATCGAAGAAGGGGTGGTGATCAAAGGCAATGTGTCGATCGGCCGCAACACCGTCGTGAAGGCCGGCGCTTATATCGAAGGGCCGGTGATCATCGGCGACGACTGCGTCATCGGGCCGAAC
The nucleotide sequence above comes from candidate division KSB1 bacterium. Encoded proteins:
- a CDS encoding sugar phosphate nucleotidyltransferase, which gives rise to MQAVLMAAGKSTRTYPLTLTRPKPLLPILNRPLLYHNLDQFVGLFDEVILITGYRKEMIEARLGNSYRGMRIIYQEQKEQLGTGHAALQAKPHIRGKFVVMNGDDLFARVDLEALVRYEYAALVMRAEHPERYGVYQVDAQNRVLNLVEKPKEYLGDLVNIGCYVLQPDFFDELERTPLSERGEIEITSAILATAKKRPFYALPIQGYWRPTGYAWDLLVHQEFLMERCREWECQGIIEEGVVIKGNVSIGRNTVVKAGAYIEGPVIIGDDCVIGPNAYVRGCTSIGDGCIIGAAVEIKNSVIFPHCRIQHLSYIGDSVIGEGCSLGAGTITANHRHDDGFIQSMVKGKLINTERKKLGAVLGDGVSTGIHTSIYPGRKIWPHMTTRPGQVVQSDLMPAGAVWD
- a CDS encoding electron transfer flavoprotein subunit alpha, encoding MEKILFLSHTEENGGLSSHDLEALTAAADLAKATGGELIVGLFGGKAEEAVKQVTGKVLVVEGTDFSVPRYATDVAAAEVVVRAAGASIVIAPGNSRMMRFFAGLAARFGGKVDTHVTGLRVEDRIVLSRWTYRQRIQVQLTRTARPWFIAVEAGVFAPFAGSGATEVQKLTVAVTPALMRTTVHGVKAPQTGEQTIKPDAKLLFVAGAGWTKKQKDGQAHVEEAAELIMEFIRKADASLGSSKSLVDLQGEGQQVLPFMSHLNQVGQTGSTPRHPKGLATCCHGEEPHVVGWRFINERRAVNLDPNCGWAQGKADVLYVADAFEVMREVNRLLGEK
- a CDS encoding electron transfer flavoprotein subunit beta, which produces MTGLTIIVCGSIVPDPLQTLTPVMNPDGPALKNEMMLPHVLDPWAAHALYEAAHLAKQVNGKVYLVSLAPKAKLQQVMMSAAQKAPFELIAVDGSASGFTDAATTAEALAEAIRAIPNLDWNRTLLFGGWESASRAAGATLQMVGEKLGILDQFQGVDEIKLHEDGSFEVLERVEGGKHQVSLCAGPPAVLGWATGNLPEPPNNPQIGMANMRTVMPAVQRAQAKNIKDASLTFLSAEVPAQRRETRIVKDKSAAEIAQEIVAWLKEN